One Halobacterium sp. DL1 DNA window includes the following coding sequences:
- a CDS encoding indole-3-glycerol phosphate synthase, with translation MNETAELAPAVRSILDAARERDAPDGRVSVEPRSLPDAFAAAEADGRVPTIAEVKPTSPTTDGERNGDPAELASEMVDGGAAAISVLTEPEHFGGTTEDLVAVREAVDVPVLRKDFLLHESQLDAVEADVVLLIARFLGDDLSVMLDAARERGFQVLVEVHDRAELEHAVDAGATLVGVNNRDLAELTVDLGTFERVAPHAPDDVTVIAESGVGSPADVRRMREAGADGLLVGSAIMDGAEAGTVTEQTRRIVNA, from the coding sequence ATGAACGAGACAGCGGAGTTGGCGCCCGCGGTGCGCTCCATCCTCGACGCCGCCCGGGAGCGCGACGCGCCCGACGGCCGTGTGTCCGTCGAGCCACGGTCGCTGCCGGACGCGTTCGCCGCCGCCGAGGCCGACGGCCGGGTCCCCACGATAGCCGAGGTGAAACCGACCAGTCCGACGACCGATGGCGAGCGGAACGGCGACCCGGCCGAACTGGCCAGCGAGATGGTCGACGGCGGTGCGGCCGCCATCTCCGTCCTCACCGAGCCGGAGCACTTCGGCGGGACGACCGAGGACCTGGTGGCCGTCCGCGAGGCCGTCGACGTGCCCGTCCTCCGGAAGGACTTCCTCCTCCACGAATCCCAACTCGACGCCGTCGAGGCGGACGTCGTCCTGCTCATCGCGCGGTTCCTCGGCGACGACCTGTCCGTGATGCTCGATGCGGCTCGCGAGCGCGGCTTCCAGGTGCTCGTGGAGGTACACGACCGGGCGGAGCTCGAACACGCAGTCGACGCGGGCGCGACGCTCGTCGGCGTCAACAACCGCGACCTCGCGGAACTCACCGTCGACCTCGGGACGTTCGAGCGGGTCGCACCGCACGCGCCCGACGACGTCACGGTAATCGCGGAGAGCGGTGTCGGCTCGCCCGCGGACGTCCGCCGGATGCGCGAGGCGGGCGCCGACGGCCTGCTCGTCGGAAGCGCCATCATGGACGGGGCCGAAGCGGGGACCGTGACCGAGCAGACGCGACGCATCGTGAACGCATGA
- a CDS encoding methylated-DNA--protein-cysteine methyltransferase — translation MSTMTAAGIYAHESPLLDCFLQLGVAGDRVVSVSFPEDAPEDANDDHPLFDRVDAYLDGAADDFDDVAVGLTVPTDQRAVLEAVRNVPYGDRITLDTLLTMVAERDPEDEADRQLARTALAENPVPLFVPDHRVSNAPSGAPERVARRLRELES, via the coding sequence ATGTCCACCATGACCGCGGCTGGCATCTACGCGCACGAATCGCCGCTCCTCGACTGCTTCCTCCAGCTCGGCGTCGCGGGCGACCGCGTCGTCAGCGTCTCCTTCCCGGAGGACGCACCCGAGGACGCGAACGACGACCACCCGCTGTTCGACCGCGTCGACGCCTATCTCGACGGCGCTGCGGACGACTTCGACGACGTCGCGGTCGGACTCACCGTCCCGACCGACCAGCGCGCCGTCCTCGAGGCCGTGCGGAACGTCCCGTACGGCGACCGAATCACCCTCGACACGCTCCTGACGATGGTCGCCGAGCGCGACCCGGAAGACGAGGCTGACCGTCAACTCGCGCGCACAGCGCTCGCGGAGAACCCGGTTCCGCTGTTCGTCCCCGACCACCGCGTCAGCAACGCACCCAGCGGCGCGCCCGAACGAGTCGCCCGGCGGCTGCGCGAACTCGAATCCTGA
- a CDS encoding MFS transporter has product MQSSRRTVWRYYAYLATTAYGFYLPVGLLYLQSEFGWAVVGLTQGVFAFALLLAEIPTGYLGDRIGRRASLAVGNALSAGALGIFVFLDSPLEYVLLYAVWAVGWAFRSGTEQAWLYELLQSRGDDDEYARVSGRGSTVVLLVSAVTAAAAGLLVTYGWEVPLLANAALSALGIPVVLSLPAVSPDGDAPADADVFRVRDALHTLRLQVGRPEVRWVVAYVALFHVLFAVTRPYESPIAEQVGVPVAALGLLFAGFKLVSAGAASTAGWFREHLGTRRVFVLLIPVYGLAYASVALLPVLVLPVFFLNRSVQKVVRPLRDQYLNDRLTDVGRATVLSGASMVLSLASGTANLVSGSLVELLGPFRFLAAAGVLLAGLGGLLWLAVSPVRTSEGTSATPTATTADAD; this is encoded by the coding sequence ATGCAGAGCAGTCGGCGCACCGTCTGGCGCTACTACGCCTACCTCGCGACGACGGCGTACGGGTTCTACCTCCCGGTCGGCCTGCTCTACCTCCAGTCGGAGTTCGGGTGGGCCGTCGTCGGCCTCACGCAGGGCGTCTTCGCGTTCGCGCTGCTGCTCGCCGAGATTCCGACCGGCTACCTCGGGGACCGCATCGGTCGGCGCGCCAGCCTCGCCGTGGGGAACGCGCTGTCGGCGGGGGCGCTCGGCATCTTCGTCTTCCTCGACTCCCCGCTGGAGTACGTGTTACTGTACGCCGTCTGGGCGGTGGGATGGGCGTTCCGCTCGGGCACCGAGCAGGCGTGGCTGTACGAACTGCTCCAGTCCCGCGGGGACGACGACGAGTACGCGCGAGTCAGCGGCCGCGGAAGCACTGTAGTTCTGCTCGTGTCGGCCGTGACAGCCGCCGCGGCAGGCCTGCTCGTGACCTACGGCTGGGAGGTGCCGCTGCTCGCGAACGCCGCGCTCTCCGCGCTGGGCATTCCGGTCGTGCTGTCGCTGCCCGCCGTCTCCCCCGACGGCGACGCCCCCGCCGACGCGGACGTGTTCCGGGTCCGGGACGCGCTCCACACCCTCCGCCTGCAGGTCGGACGGCCGGAGGTTCGCTGGGTGGTCGCGTACGTCGCGCTGTTCCACGTGCTGTTCGCCGTGACACGACCCTACGAGTCACCAATCGCCGAGCAAGTCGGCGTCCCGGTGGCCGCCCTCGGTCTCCTGTTCGCCGGGTTCAAACTCGTCTCCGCTGGCGCGGCCTCGACCGCGGGCTGGTTCCGGGAGCACCTCGGTACCCGCCGCGTCTTCGTCCTGCTGATTCCCGTGTACGGGCTCGCCTACGCCAGCGTCGCGCTCCTGCCGGTGCTCGTTCTGCCGGTGTTCTTCCTCAACCGGAGCGTCCAGAAGGTCGTGCGACCGCTCCGCGACCAGTACCTCAACGACCGACTGACCGACGTCGGCCGTGCGACGGTGCTGTCGGGCGCGTCGATGGTGCTCTCGCTGGCGTCGGGGACGGCGAACCTGGTTAGCGGCTCGCTGGTCGAACTGCTCGGCCCGTTCCGGTTCCTCGCGGCCGCGGGCGTGCTGCTCGCTGGACTCGGTGGACTGCTGTGGCTCGCCGTCTCGCCGGTCCGGACGAGCGAGGGGACGAGCGCGACTCCCACGGCCACCACGGCTGACGCGGACTGA
- a CDS encoding abortive phage infection protein: METYWVSFAVVALALTAVIVVLTRLSASLFDEDATDLTSTELLVNTTASQVTLAAMLLVAGWLAGIPTASLGIEWSPELLAVGVAAGLAFAAGNEALMRAFDAVGLGYDDSLRDALTPTTLPGWLLLLFVALPVVAGFEELLFRGVLVGAFSAGFGLSPWILAVASSVVFGAAHTAQGWVGVFVTTLLGLVLAAVYVSTGSLLVVFVAHYVVNAVEFTVHAR, encoded by the coding sequence ATGGAGACGTACTGGGTCTCGTTCGCGGTGGTCGCTCTCGCGCTGACCGCGGTCATCGTGGTGCTCACGAGACTGTCGGCGTCGCTGTTCGACGAGGACGCGACTGACCTCACGTCGACGGAACTGCTGGTGAACACGACCGCCTCCCAGGTCACGCTGGCGGCCATGCTGCTCGTCGCGGGGTGGCTGGCGGGGATTCCGACAGCGTCGCTCGGAATCGAATGGTCGCCGGAACTGCTGGCCGTCGGCGTCGCAGCGGGCCTCGCGTTCGCCGCCGGAAACGAGGCGCTGATGCGGGCGTTCGACGCCGTCGGACTGGGCTACGACGACTCGCTGCGGGACGCGCTCACGCCGACGACGCTCCCGGGCTGGCTGCTGTTGCTGTTCGTCGCGCTCCCCGTCGTCGCGGGCTTCGAGGAACTGCTGTTCCGCGGCGTGCTCGTTGGGGCGTTCTCCGCGGGATTCGGCCTCTCACCGTGGATTCTCGCGGTCGCCTCAAGCGTCGTATTCGGCGCGGCCCACACCGCACAGGGCTGGGTAGGCGTCTTCGTCACGACCCTCCTGGGGCTGGTGCTCGCCGCCGTCTACGTGAGCACGGGGAGCCTGCTCGTCGTGTTCGTCGCCCACTACGTCGTCAACGCCGTGGAGTTCACGGTCCACGCGCGCTGA